The Plasmodium yoelii strain 17X genome assembly, chromosome: 4 genome has a window encoding:
- a CDS encoding PIR protein: MNEYMWGKFVFVRTNFIYEPNNRKYRFINSQNFKEYCNNQICDIDLDKINAACLYLFNELFGSSDTFKTNSKNNINITEYIIIWLSYILSLKSHEGISNLNDFYDKYIKDDAKYNNKIKDVTAYDSYKDLIDKKENLMSIGIKDMSRFYHAFNELCNMYNRFDTTKPDCKNYLKDAKNFVKKYDELNEDYNNGKDSPYNQLLSTLSHDYNRFKNICNDAQSSNFPSLPTYSRKFVIKSTLIPIAFIFVTVSIFLGITYKYSLLGFWKRFKKQQIRERIKNIKKKMNQ, from the exons atgaatgaatatatg tgGGGTAAGTTCGTTTTTGTAAGAAcgaattttatatatgaaccaaataatagaaaatatagattTATAAATAGTCAGAATTTCAAAGAATATTGTAATAATCAAATATGTGATATTGatctcgataaaattaatgctgcgtgtttatatttgtttaatgAACTCTTTGGGAGCTCTGACACGTTTAAGacaaattcaaaaaataatatcaatattactgagtacattataatatggttaagttatatattAAGCCTAAAATCACATGAGGGAATCAGTAAtctaaatgatttttatgataaatatataaaggaTGATGCGAagtataacaataaaataaaggaTGTTACTGCTTATGATAgttataaggatcttatagataaaaaagaaaatttgaTGAGTATTGGTATTAAAGATATGTCTAGATTTTATCATGCATTTAATGAATTatgtaatatgtataatagaTTTGATACAACAAAACCAGATTGCAAGAATTATTTGAAAGATGCTaaaaattttgttaaaaaatatgatgaactTAATGAAgattataataatggtaAAGACAGCCCATATAATCAATTATTATCTACATTATCACATGATTATAATAggtttaaaaatatatgtaatgatGCTCAATCTAGCAACTTTCCATCACTTCCAACATATTCACGAAAATTTGTAATAAAAAGCACACTAATTCCAAttgcatttatatttgttaccGTATCGATTTTCTTGGGAATTacatataag tattcgttactTGGATTTTGGAAacgatttaaaaaacaacaaataagagaaagaataaaaaatataaagaagaaaatgaaccaataa